In a genomic window of Choristoneura fumiferana chromosome 19, NRCan_CFum_1, whole genome shotgun sequence:
- the LOC141438772 gene encoding trypsin-like → MWWLGFVLVVGVFCENNETIFHGVLNPDCVASYFRMFVTRRVPPRNYLYFHETQVDEPVVDEAALGLLRQVQIGWRIVGGKTIDIQEAPYQVLYGEYCGGSLIAPEWVITAAHCKEKETFILAGSTYRSKATRYHICAHFTHPLWSSESKDHPHDFDYQLVLLEVPVPISAMARPIAIGTLEDIVPGHMVSISGWGHVAYKKSRMQDILRRVSVPVVPDAICKHLPNENYRRITPRMFCAGYINGTKDSCQGDSGGPVVVNGKLVGLVSFGVGCAMAEQPGVYTKIPYVRDWIRAITALPL, encoded by the exons ATGTGGTGGCTTGGGTTTGTGTTGGTGGTTGGGGTGTTTTGTGAAAACAATG AGACGATATTCCATGGCGTTCTTAATCCCGACTGCGTGGCGAGCTACTTCCGGATGTTTGTGACGCGACGCGTGCCCCCGCGCAACTACTTGTACTTCCATGAGACGCAGGTGGACGAGCCGGTCGTGGACGAGGCTGCTCTAGGATTACTGCGACAAGTGCAG ATCGGATGGAGAATCGTAGGGGGCAAGACTATAGACATCCAGGAAGCCCCCTACCAGGTGCTGTACGGGGAGTACTGTGGCGGCTCCCTTATCGCCCCCGAGTGGGTCATTACTGCAGCACACTGTAA AGAAAAGGAGACTTTCATCCTGGCAGGATCGACGTACCGTAGCAAAGCCACCCGCTACCATATCTGCGCCCACTTCACCCACCCCCTCTGGTCTTCCGAGAGCAAAGACCACCCGCACGACTTCGACTATCAGCTGGTGCTGTTGGAAGTTCCTGTGCCTATCAGCGCGATGGCCAGGCCGATTGCGATTGGGACGTTAGAGGATATCGTGCCAGGGCACATGGTGTCTATAAGCGGATGGGGTCACGTAGCGTATAAA aaaagCCGTATGCAAGACATTCTTCGGCGGGTGTCGGTGCCCGTGGTCCCGGATGCAATATGCAAGCACTTGCCCAACGAAAACTACCGTCGAATAACGCCCCGGATGTTCTGTGCCGGATACATCAACGGCACTAAAGACTCTTGCCAG GGTGACTCCGGTGGCCCAGTGGTGGTGAACGGTAAACTGGTGGGTTTGGTGTCCTTTGGGGTTGGCTGCGCCATGGCGGAGCAGCCAGGAGTCTACACCAAGATCCCTTACGTTAGAGACTGGATACGGGCTATTACCGCTCTacctttataa